The following proteins are encoded in a genomic region of Debaryomyces hansenii CBS767 chromosome G complete sequence:
- a CDS encoding DEHA2G14982p (similar to uniprot|Q04344 Saccharomyces cerevisiae YDL125C HNT1 Adenosine 5'-monophosphoramidase) encodes MSASNASCIFCKIIKGEIPSFKLIETKLTYSFLDIQPTAEAHCLIIPKYHGAKLHSIPDEYLADILPVTKKLAKLLKLDENNTLDGEGYNVLQNNGRIAHQVVDHVHFHLIPKKDEATGLGVGWPAAETDFPKLEELHKKLQAQLNDEKL; translated from the coding sequence ATGTCAGCTTCTAACGCATCGTgtatattttgcaaaattattaagGGAGAAATCCCATCATTCAAGTTAATTGAGACCAAATTAACGTACTCTTTCTTGGATATTCAACCAACTGCGGAAGCACACTGCTTGATTATTCCTAAGTATCACGGAGCCAAATTGCATAGTATTCCAGATGAATACTTAGCAGATATATTGCCAGTCACTAAGAAATTAGCCAAGTTGCTCAAATTGGACGAAAACAATACTCTAGATGGCGAGGGCTACAATGTGTTACAGAACAACGGACGTATTGCACACCAAGTGGTGGACCACGTCCACTTCCATCTTATTCCTAAGAAGGATGAAGCCACTGGATTGGGAGTCGGGTGGCCTGCAGCGGAAACCGATTTCCCTAAGTTGGAAGAGTTGCACAAAAAGTTACAAGCACAATTGAacgatgaaaaattatga
- a CDS encoding DEHA2G14938p (no similarity) codes for MKQFANNGVLFMLAPAFLIASDFIATKFSASKAATQITSNKGGSIFMNHVYGSKFYNTSFKRFPDPNSSSNGKW; via the coding sequence ATGAAACAATTTGCCAATAATGGAGTGTTATTCATGCTAGCACCAGCATTTCTTATTGCATCCGATTTTATAGCCACCAAGTTTTCAGCCAGCAAGGCTGCTACCCAAATAACGTCTAATAAAGGAGGTTCAATTTTTATGAATCATGTTTATGGGTCAAAATTCTACAATACCAGCTTTAAGAGGTTTCCAGACCCAAACAGTTCTTCCAATGGGAAATGGTAG
- a CDS encoding DEHA2G15004p (similar to uniprot|P38166 Saccharomyces cerevisiae YBL102W SFT2 suppressor of SED5 thermosensitive mutations) yields the protein MSEPESAFRQQFSSWTNNNNNSNARTSVPPFSNWSDYIRTSANDLYVSLPSYNSGSQQAIEEPSWFKLSRFEKMLGFACCLGGSALCFIISFFLFPVLALKPRKFGLLWSMGSFLFVISFGILQGPYHYTKHLLSKDRIVFTTIFFGSVLSTMYAAVVLKSTLLTIFCCVIEIFAVLYYTLSYFPFGAQTVTFFTSYIVGYVGGLFGGLL from the coding sequence ATGTCCGAACCAGAAAGTGCATTCAGACAACAGTTCAGCAGCTGGActaacaataataacaatagtAATGCTAGAACTTCAGTACCACCATTTTCTAATTGGTCAGACTACATTAGAACAAGTGCTAATGATTTGTATGTGTCATTGCCTTCGTATAATAGTGGATCACAACAGGCAATAGAAGAACCATCATGGTTTAAACTATCTAGATTTGAGAAGATGTTAGGGTTTGCTTGTTGTTTAGGAGGATCAGCGCTATGTTTTATTATCAgtttctttttatttccCGTGTTAGCATTAAAACCTAGGAAGTTTGGACTCTTATGGTCGATGGGATCATTCTTGTTTGTGATATCGTTTGGAATATTACAGGGCCCCTACCACTACACTAAGCATTTACTTTCGAAGGATAGGATAGTGTTCacaacaattttttttggaTCGGTGTTATCCACGATGTACGCAGCTGTGGTCTTGAAGAGCACTCTACTCACAATATTTTGCTGTGTGATCGAAATCTTCGCTGTGCTATACTACACGCTAAGCTACTTTCCATTCGGTGCGCAAACTGTCACCTTCTTCACGAGCTACATCGTTGGATACGTTGGTGGTTTATTTGGTGGTTTACTATAG
- a CDS encoding DEHA2G15026p (weakly similar to uniprot|P38165 Saccharomyces cerevisiae YBL103c RTG3 Basic helix-loop-helix-leucine zipper (bHLH/Zip) transcription factor that forms a complex with another bHLH/Zip protein Rtg1p to activate the retrograde (RTG) and TOR pathways), translated as MEEFLKDSPSDFGSNTTGTGTGNTSANYGSEPNNRNNYGMGYYGTNYGQPNGYPGMTENDLNNTNNNYTNEMGTYTSSLQNDPFLEDLESLNFSNKQPQYIDPTQSTTGNLEEIISPSAQVQNISLNNNGMNPDNSFVNPLYFSPSNRNANYNTLNSIAEDSLSSSFNNAFSPSASRNDSVSIPFQNPNTIEDYNGGVDINAGSYLSPQFNSQYMSPSNNIDNSIDTLKSPSFNSGSYLNSPPKYQNTRRDNSGAISNSIPSNISKNKIVSPPPLDNNLGTSLPGAMHNQPPVSTKQLSKEEKLKRRREFHNAVERRRRDLIKERIKDLGFLVPPSLLNPQLCAVQNLQRNSQLNSREINDLLASIKVKETKPNKSTILNKSVDYIIHLKYVLEQQDKSQLELAQQIEEIEARLSNGKPQGNIDMSNMTNQSQPSSDIKLESQDELFNPDDFFSDVAGNSSNQTNQFFSDSIR; from the coding sequence ATGGAAGAGTTTTTAAAAGACAGTCCATCAGACTTTGGTTCTAACACAACAGGTACTGGAACCGGGAATACAAGTGCCAACTATGGTAGTGAACctaataatagaaataacTATGGAATGGGTTATTACGGAACTAATTATGGGCAACCTAACGGATACCCAGGGATGACGGAGAACGATCTTAATAATACAAACAATAACTATACCAACGAGATGGGAACTTATACATCCTCGTTACAAAATGATCCATTTTTGGAGGATTTGGAGTCGCTTAACTTTTCCAATAAACAACCACAATATATCGACCCTACACAATCAACTACTGGtaatttagaagaaattatatcCCCAAGTGCCCAAGTacagaatatttctttgaataataatgggATGAACCCAGATAACTCGTTTGTCAACCCACTATATTTCTCCCCTTCTAATAGAAATGCTAATTATAATACTTTGAATTCGATTGCCGAAGATAGCTTGTCAAGCTCATTCAACAACGCATTTAGCCCTTCTGCCTCGAGAAATGATAGTGTAAGTATTCCGTTTCAAAACCCGAATACTATCGAAGACTACAATGGCGGGGTTGATATAAATGCTGGCTCATATTTATCACCACAATTCAATTCGCAATACATGTCGCCAAGCAATAACATCGACAACTCAATCGATACATTAAAATCTCCTTCGTTTAATTCAGGGTCGTATCTCAACTCACCACCTAAATACCAAAATACAAGGCGTGATAATTCTGGCGCCATAAGTAACAGTATTCCAAGTAATATATCCAAGAATAAGATTGTATCGCCACCGCCATTGGACAACAATTTGGGCACCTCGTTACCAGGTGCTATGCACAACCAACCACCGGTTTCCACTAAGCAACTCAGCAAGGAAGAAAAGttaaaaagaagaagagagtTCCATAATGCtgttgaaagaagaagacggGATTTAATTAAGGAACGTATAAAAGATTTGGGCTTCTTGGTGCCACCGTCATTGTTGAACCCGCAATTATGCGCCGTCCAAAACTTACAAAGAAACTCACAGTTGAACTCTCGTGAGATTAATGATTTGCTTGCTTCGATAAAAgttaaagaaacaaaacCAAACAAGAGTACCATTCTTAATAAGTCTGTCGACTATATAATTCACTTGAAATATGTGCTAGAACAACAAGATAAGAGCCAGCTTGAGTTGGCACAGCAAATCGAGGAGATTGAAGCAAGACTAAGTAACGGCAAACCCCAGGGTAATATAGATATGTCAAACATGACAAACCAATCTCAGCCATCGTCAGACATCAAACTTGAAAGTCAAGATGAGTTATTTAATCCTGATGATTTTTTCCTGGATGTTGCCGGCAACAGTTCTAACCAGACCAACCAATTCTTTAGCGATAGTATACGATAA
- a CDS encoding DEHA2G15070p (similar to uniprot|Q06346 Saccharomyces cerevisiae YDR367w Protein of unknown function): protein MTLSSQLNQILPQKFFGFIPLYIGVELILAVAIINKAGGVYGILSIITGHPLNFWQWLYNILAILVLPSYISGLIHLKNRKNSSRKISLACLVYVADSVLGLLYTFYFLYFWFSREDNNPTADPLSQRDNNIADAAIPPSSSQNSAILASESASPGRELFLTLSGTIIITVIRFYFTLVVVSFTKGLLKQDSLNMKYDDGNTYDDEEQILSDGEGIASKYKKYMYDVEMKSKDVLRNFFS from the exons ATGACACTTTCCTCACAACTCAATCAAATTTTACCGCAA aaattttttggatttattCCTCTTTACATCGGAGTTGAATTGATCTTAGCTGTTGccataataaataaagcaGGAGGCGTTTATGGTATCTTGTCAATTATCACCGGGCATCCTTTGAATTTCTGGCAATGGCTCTATAATATCCTAGCCATATTGGTTTTACCATCCTACATATCCGGACTCAtacatttgaaaaatagAAAGAATAGCTCGAGGAAAATATCATTGGCATGTTTAGTTTATGTTGCAGATTCTGTGCTTGGATTATTATATACcttttattttttgtatttctGGTTTAGTAGAGAAGATAATAATCCCACTGCTGATCCACTTAGCCAGAGAGACAACAACATTGCAGATGCAGCTATTCCACCTTCTTCGAGTCAAAATTCTGCAATACTTGCATCGGAATCTGCTTCTCCAGGAAGAGAATTATTCTTAACATTAAGCGGCACTATCATCATTACCGTCATTAGATTTTACTTCACTTTGGTAGTGGTTTCATTTACCAAAGGATTATTAAAACAAGATCTGCTTAACATGAAGTATGATGATGGAAACACCTacgatgatgaagaacAGATCTTATCTGATGGTGAAGGTATTGCTTCCAAATATAAGAAATACATGTATGATGTAGagatgaaatcaaaagaCGTGTTACGTAACTTCTTTAGCTAA
- a CDS encoding DEHA2G14960p (highly similar to uniprot|P25694 Saccharomyces cerevisiae YDL126C CDC48 ATPase in ER nuclear membrane and cytosol with homology to mammalian p97): MPDDKKNLLDASGAQTAEDRTATAILRRKKKDNALIVDDAENDDNSVITMSSNTMELLQLFRGDTVLVKGKKRKDTVLIVLADDDMDDGVARINRCVRNNLRVRLGDIVSIHPCPDIKYANRISVLPIADTVEGITGSLFDVYLKPYFVEAYRPVRKGDLFTVRGGMRQVEFKVVEVDPEEIAIVAQDTIIHCEGEPINREDEENNMNEVGYDDIGGCRKQMAQIRELVELPLRHPQLFKSIGIKPPKGILMYGPPGTGKTVMARAVANETGAFFFLINGPEIMSKMAGESESNLRKAFEEAEKNSPSIIFIDEIDSIAPKRDKTNGEVERRVVSQLLTLMDGMKARSNTVVIAATNRPNSIDPALRRFGRFDREVDIGVPDAAGRLEILRIHTKNMKLNDDVDLEAIASETHGFVGADIASLCSEAAMQQIREKMDLIDLEEETIDAEVLDSLGVTMENFKFALGNSNPSALRETVVENVNVTWNDIGGLDTIKNELKETVEYPVLHPDQYQKFGLSPSKGVLFYGPPGTGKTLLAKAVATEVSANFISVKGPELLSMWYGESESNIRDIFDKARAAAPTVVFLDELDSIAKARGGSHGDAGGASDRVVNQLLTEMDGMNAKKNVFVIGATNRPDQIDPALLRPGRLDQLIYVPLPDEVARLSILQAQLRNTPLEPGLDLLEIAKITNGFSGADLSYIVQRSAKFAIKDSIEAHIRLQKSKADSKQGDDVEMTEESKPAGDEEEEEEEDPVPYITRAHFEEAMKTAKRSVSDAELRRYEAYSQQMQASRGQFTNFRFSEGEGNEGAQSNSTGNENAAAFGNVEEDDDLYS, translated from the coding sequence ATGCCGGACGATAAAAAGAACTTACTAGACGCTTCTGGAGCACAAACCGCTGAAGATAGAACAGCAACTGCTATCTtgagaagaaagaagaaggataATGCATTGATTGTAGACGACgctgaaaatgatgataactCTGTTATTACTATGTCGTCTAACACAATGGAATTGTTGCAATTATTCAGAGGAGACACCGTGTTGGTCAAGggaaagaagagaaaagaTACGGTGTTAATTGTATTGgctgatgatgatatggATGATGGTGTTGCTAGAATTAATAGATGTGTCCGTAATAACTTGAGAGTTAGACTTGGGGACATTGTGAGTATTCACCCATGCCCAGACATCAAGTATGCCAACAGAATCAGCGTTTTGCCTATTGCTGACACCGTTGAAGGTATAACCGGATCACTTTTTGACGTGTACTTGAAGCCATACTTTGTCGAGGCCTACAGACCAGTCAGAAAGGGAGACTTGTTCACTGTCAGAGGTGGTATGAGACAGGTTGAATTCAAGGTTGTTGAGGTTGatccagaagaaattgCCATTGTCGCCCAAGACACGATTATTCATTGTGAAGGTGAACCAATTAACCgtgaagacgaagaaaacAACATGAATGAAGTTGGTTACGATGATATCGGTGGATGTAGGAAGCAAATGGCTCAAATTAGAGAATTGGTCGAGTTGCCATTGCGCCACCCACAATTATTCAAGTCTATTGGTATCAAACCTCCAAAGGGTATCTTGATGTATGGTCCTCCAGGTACTGGTAAGACTGTCATGGCGAGGGCTGTTGCGAATGAGACAGGTgcatttttcttcttgattaatGGTCCAGAAATTATGTCCAAGATGGCAGGTGAATCTGAATCTAACTTGAGAAAAGCATTCGAAGAAGCAGAGAAAAATTCGCCAtccattatcttcattgatgaaatcGATTCTATTGCTCCTAAGAGAGACAAGACTAATGGTGAAGTTGAAAGAAGAGTTGTTTCTCAATTATTAACTCTTATGGACGGTATGAAGGCAAGATCTAACACCGTTGTTATTGCCGCAACTAACAGACCAAACTCCATTGATCCAGCCTTGAGAAGATTCGGTAGATTTGATAGAGAAGTCGATATAGGTGTTCCTGATGCAGCAGGCCGTTTGGAAATTTTAAGAATCCACACCAAAAAcatgaaattaaatgacGATGTCGATTTAGAGGCCATTGCTTCTGAAACTCACGGTTTTGTGGGTGCGGATATTGCTTCCTTATGTTCAGAAGCAGCTATGCAACAAATTAGAGAAAAGATGGACCTTATTGATTTAGAGGAAGAAACTATCGATGCAGAAGTTTTGGATTCATTAGGTGTTACAATGGAGAACTTCAAGTTTGCTTTAGGCAACTCCAACCCATCGGCATTACGTGAAACCGTTGTGGAGAATGTCAATGTTACTTGGAATGACATTGGTGGATTAGATACCATCAAGAATGAGTTAAAGGAAACTGTTGAATATCCTGTTTTACATCCagatcaatatcaaaagtTTGGATTATCACCTTCTAAGGGTGTATTATTTTATGGTCCTCCAGGTACTGGTAAGACCTTGTTAGCCAAGGCCGTTGCTACCGAAGTTTCTGCTAATTTCATTTCAGTCAAAGGTCCGGAATTATTAAGTATGTGGTATGGTGAATCAGAGTCTAATATTCGTGATATTTTCGATAAGGCCAGAGCTGCAGCTCCAACTGTTGTCTTCCTCGATGAATTGGATTCTATTGCCAAAGCTAGAGGTGGATCGCATGGCGATGCCGGTGGTGCTTCTGACCGTGTTgttaatcaattattgacAGAAATGGATGGTATGAATGCCAAAAAGAATGTTTTCGTCATCGGTGCAACTAATAGACCTGATCAAATCGATCCAGCTTTATTGAGACCTGGTAGATTAGATCAATTAATCTATGTTCCATTACCAGATGAAGTGGCTAGATTATCTATTTTACAAGCCCAATTAAGAAACACTCCATTAGAACCAGGTTTGGATTTGTTAGAAATTGCAAAGATCACCAATGGTTTCTCGGGTGCAGATTTATCATACATTGTTCAAAGATCTGCTAAGTTTGCTATTAAGGATTCCATTGAAGCGCATATCAGGTTACAAAAGTCTAAGGCAGATTCTAAACAAGGtgatgatgttgaaatGACCGAAGAATCTAAGCCTGCAGgtgacgaagaagaagaagaggaagaagacCCTGTTCCTTATATTACTAGAGCTCATTTCGAAGAAGCTATGAAGACAGCCAAGCGTTCCGTCTCCGATGCTGAATTACGTCGTTATGAAGCTTATTCTCAACAAATGCAAGCTTCAAGAGGACAATTCACCAACTTTAGATTTAGTGAAGGTGAAGGCAATGAAGGCGCTCAATCCAACTCTActggaaatgaaaatgcTGCTGCTTTTGGtaatgttgaagaagacgaTGATTTATATAGTTAG
- a CDS encoding DEHA2G15048p (similar to uniprot|Q12196 Saccharomyces cerevisiae YOR119C RIO1 Essential protein that plays a role in cell cycle progression): MSMDDITEKVKDIEVYSSDTDSSDSDFEISGGEKNDSGKPKTITDKGEIIAKYSDKIKTDDIKKGTKVTKDRANRATVEQVLDPRTMRFLSKIINKGILSRINGCISTGKEANVYHGDHEDTEVSAREYAVKIYKTSILVFKDRERYVDGEFRFRNTKNQSNPRKMVKVWAEKEFRNLKRLYLNGIPCPEPIELRSHVLVMEYLTKGNGQPSPKLRDHPFKDVDDIVYYYHQMLYYMRRMYQECRLVHADLSEYNSIVHNEKLYIIDVSQSVEPEHPMALDFLRMDIKNVNDFFTRKKINVYPERFLFKYITDDNQLLNIENNSDEQLSKYLETVPLKTDDNEDNVEDEVFRSVHLVRSLNNLDERDFQKFSEGKVNTLKDLVDTKNVDSERNDIDEDHEGEYVEEEEDDSDEDSSEEYDSDDDDEEEEDDDESPKKKEWVEKEEAIPKGKKHEDKDEKKARKEAAKTLKQEKRKTKMKKHVKKKIINKRKAK; the protein is encoded by the coding sequence ATGTCAATGGATGACATAACAGAGAAAGTGAAGGATATTGAAGTATATTCTTCAGATACTGACTCGTCGGACagtgattttgaaatttctggtggtgaaaaaaatgataGTGGTAAACCGAAGACTATAACAGATAAAGGGGAAATTATTGCTAAATACTCAGATAAGATCAAAACTGATGATATAAAGAAAGGGACAAAAGTAACGAAGGATAGAGCAAATAGAGCTACAGTTGAACAGGTATTGGACCCTAGAACCATGAGGTTTCTTTCGaagattatcaataaagggattttatcaagaataaaTGGATGTATAAGTACAGGTAAAGAGGCTAACGTTTATCATGGCGACCATGAAGATACGGAAGTGTCAGCTAGGGAATACGCAGtaaaaatttataagaCTTCGATTTTAGTCTTTAAAGACAGAGAAAGATATGTGGATGGAGAGTTTAGATTTAGAAATACGAAAAACCAAAGTAATCCTAGAAAAATGGTTAAAGTATGGGCAGAAAAAGAGTTTCGTAATTTAAAACGTTTGTATTTGAATGGTATCCCATGTCCCGAACCAATAGAGTTGAGGTCTCATGTTTTGGTGATGGAATATTTAACTAAAGGTAATGGACAACCATCTCCAAAATTGAGAGATCACCCATTCAAagatgttgatgatattgtatattattatcatcagaTGTTGTATTATATGAGGAGAATGTATCAGGAATGCAGATTAGTACATGCAGATTTAAGTGAATATAACTCAATTGTACATAATGAGAAGTTATATATCATAGATGTCTCGCAGTCTGTTGAACCAGAACACCCTATGGCATTAGATTTCTTGAGAATGGATATCAAGAatgttaatgatttttttaCTAGAAAGAAGATTAATGTTTATCCTGAGAGATTTCTTTTTAAGTACATTACCGACGATAATCAGTTATTAAACATAGAGAACAATTCAGATGAGCAGTTAAGTAAGTACTTAGAAACAGTTCCATTAAAGactgatgataatgaagataatgttgaagatgaagtttTCAGATCTGTTCACTTGGTGAGGTCATTGAATAATCTTGACGAAAGAGATTTCCAGAAGTTTTCAGAAGGTAAAGTGAACACATTAAAGGATTTAGTAGATACCAAAAATGTGGATTCTGAACGTAACGATATTGACGAGGATCACGAAGGAGAGTATGTCGAGGAAGAAGAGGACGATTCTGATGAAGATTCAAGTGAAGAATATGACtctgatgacgatgacgaagaagaagaagatgatgatgaactGCctaagaagaaagaatggGTGGAAAAGGAGGAAGCCATTCCAAAGGGTAAGAAGCACGAGGACAAGGATGAGAAAAAAGCAAGAAAAGAAGCTGCAAAGACTTTGAAACAAGAGAAAAGGAAGACtaaaatgaagaaacatgtcaagaagaaaatcatcaataagagaaaagcaaaataa